One window from the genome of Lacerta agilis isolate rLacAgi1 chromosome 16, rLacAgi1.pri, whole genome shotgun sequence encodes:
- the TBC1D25 gene encoding TBC1 domain family member 25: MAAAAAAGAPGGGGAGAPEEEEHEVVRVRVKKCEGFFQPEFRTFAVDPQITSLDVLQHILIRAFDLNGKKNFAISYLGRDKQGQESYLSLMSDWDLGMAFAGASKPYLQLKIDIKPSEDSPLLEDWDIISPKDVISTDLLLVEKRSLAAAALPFTQSIISQVGRTLSKVQQALSWSYGEDVKPFKPPLSDSEFHTYLNHEGQLTRPAELRLRIFHGGVEPSLRKVVWRYLLNVYPDGLTGQERMDYMKRKTREYEQLKGEWEARASPEDLDFIRSNVLKDVLRTDRTHPYYAGSDDNPHLTALHDLLTTYAVTHPQISYCQGMSDIASPILAVMDNEAHAFICFCGIMKRLEGNFQVDGEVMSVKFSHLKLLLRHSDPEFYSYLLSRGADDLFFCYRWLLLELKREFAFEDALRMLEVTWSSFPPDPPEKEVELVGPPARPGDSSQPVRRRHMLRPACTFEAAGDQPCQGAVSDEKTLVKQSSFGEFKYYSTHNEDSSEDDPSPRFQRSVEEDEDCSNEQDPLIQTTNVAKSFSAPSLRALTPPSRDSASSSTNGNEESQSDEEKGDSVVHTPSSPSRGTAAPSPVAAVSLPPPQEFGRGNPFVLFLCLAILLEHRDHIIKNNMDYNELAMHFDRLVRRHNLNKILHRAKALFANYLQSEVWDSEEGDEAAAESPAAL; encoded by the exons atggcggcggcggcggcggcgggggcgcctggagggggcggggccggggcgccagaggaggaggagcacgaAGTGGTCCGCGTGCGGGTCAAG AAATGTGAAGGCTTCTTTCAACCTGAGTTCCGTACCTTTGCTGTGGATCCACAGATCACCTCACTGGATGTATTGCAGCACATCCTCATCAGGGCATTTGACCTAAATGG GAAGAAGAATTTTGCCATCAGCTACCTGGGCCGAGATAAGCAAGGCCAAGAATCATACTTGTCATTGATGTCAGATTGGGATCTGGGCATGGCGTTTGCTGGAGCCTCCAAGCCTTACTTGCAGCTCAAGATAGACATCAAGCCCTCAGAGGATa GCCCCCTGCTAGAAGACTGGGACATCATCAGCCCCAAGGATGTGATCAGCACCGAcctgctgctggtggagaagcGGTCTCTGGCTGCAGCAGCCCTGCCCTTCACTCAATCCATCATCTCCCAG gtgggcaggacaCTGTCTAAGGTCCAACAAGCACTCAGCTGGTCCTATGGCGAGGACGTCAAACCTTTCAAGCCCCCGCTGAGCGACTCCGAGTTCCACACGTACCTGAACCATGAAGGGCAGCTGACAAGACCTGCAGAGCTGCGTCTTCGAATTTTCCACGGTGGAGTTGAGCCCTCTCTACGCAAG GTGGTTTGGCGATATTTGCTAAATGTCTATCCTGATGGGTTGACGGGTCAGGAGCGCATGGATTACATGAAGCGGAAGACTCGGGAGTATGAGCAGCTGAAGGGGGAATGGGAAGCTCGCGCCAGCCCCGAGGACCTGGACTTTATTCGCAGCAACGTGCTGAAGGACGTTCTGCGAACAGATCGCACCCATCCCTACTACGCAGGCTCAGATGACAACCCCCACTTGACAGCCCTGCACGACCTCTTGACCACCTATGCCGTCACCCACCCACAAATCTCCTATTGCCAGGGCATGAGTGACATCGCCTCCCCCATTCTGGCTGTCATGGACAACGAAGCTCATGCCTTCATCTGCTTCTGTGGCATCATGAAACGCCTGGAGGGCAATTTCCAGGTGGATGGTGAAGTCATGTCGGTGAAGTTCTCCCACCTCAAGCTTCTCCTCCGCCATTCAGACCCAGAGTTCTACTCCTACCTCCTCTCCCGGGGCGCCGATGACCTCTTCTTCTGCTATCGCTGGCTGCTGCTGGAACTCAAGCGTGAGTTTGCCTTTGAGGATGCCTTGCGTATGCTGGAGGTCACCTGGAGCTCCTTTCCTCCCGACCCTCCTGAGAAGGAAGTGGAGTTGGTGGGCCCGCCGGCCAGGCCCGGAGACAGCAGCCAGCCTGTTCGAAGGAGACACATGTTGCGTCCAGCTTGCACTTTTGAGGCAGCTGGGGACCAACCCTGCCAAGGGGCAGTTTCTGATGAAAAGACACTAGTGAAACAGTCTAGCTTTGGGGAGTTCAAGTATTACAGCACTCATAATGAGGACAGCTCAGAGGATGACCCATCGCCCAGATTTCAGCGCTCCGTAGAAGAGGACGAGGACTGTAGCAATGAGCAGGATCCATTGATCCAGACAACTAACGTGGCCAAGTCTTTTTCTGCTCCATCCCTTCGGGCCTTGACTCCACCCTCTCGGGACTCAGCCTCCTCCTCAACCAACGGCAATGAGGAAAGCCAGTCAGATGAGGAGAAGGGGGACTCAGTGGTTcacaccccttcctctccctcccgtggaactgctgctccttctcctgttgcTGCAGTCAGCCTGCCACCCCCACAGGAGTTTGGCAGAGGCAACCCCTTTGTGCTCTTCCTGTGCCTCGCCATCCTCCTGGAGCACCGAGACCATATCATCAAGAACAACATGGACTACAATGAGCTGGCCATGCATTTTGACCGCTTGGTCCGTCGTCACAACCTGAATAAGATCCTTCACCGCGCCAAGGCCCTCTTTGCCAactacctgcagtctgaagtctGGGACTCTGAAGAGGGTGATGAGGCAGCAGCTGAATCTCCTGCCGCGTTGtga